One Klebsiella electrica genomic window, TTCCTCAGGAGATAGCCGGTTAAACGGTACCGGCCTGATGGTTTCAGTCCTGCGGTCACGGGGGCAGCACTGCCAGCGGCGCCAGGTACGCAGGCTCAGCTGAACTTCACGGCAGGCGATGACACGCCGGGCTCCGGCTCCCACGGCTTCATTAACCCACAGAATAAACTGCCGCCGCTCATCTTCCTGGGTCAGTCGTCCCCGTCCGTTTCCCCGTAGTAGTCCCTGAGCTTTTTTCGCAGAACCAGTATGGCAGCAGCCTCCGCGAGAGCCTTTTCTTTACGAACCCGCTCTTTTTTCAATTGTTTAATTTCTTTCTGGCTCTGTTTCAGGGCCGCTTTATCCACAGGCGCAGAGACCTGCAAAAAGCCCTGTTTCCACTGAATAAGTTGTTCCGGATAAAGGCCTTTTTTACGGCATTATTCTGCCACTTCAGCTTCGCTGAATGTGGCTGTTTCGACAATAGCGGCAAAACGCGCTTCTGCGGACCACTGGTCTGTTGTTTTGTCTGCGCCGGGCACCGGTTTTCCCTCTGATTTAGCCTGATTACGCCAGTTATACAGGGTAGCTTCGGATATTCCTTCCATCTGCGCAACAGCGGCAACGGTCATGTTGTAGGGCGGTAGCAGTTTTGCCAGTGTGCTGGCTTTTCGTTCAGGGGAAATTCGTTTCATTTGTCACTCCGTCGCCCTCAGATTGATTTTTCAGAGGGGGTGACAACTATCCTGACACTGAGGGCCGCCGGGCGGCTGAAGTGCAATCAGTCCGCTTCTGGCACGGAACGGACCTTCATTGACGCTATGCCAGACCTAAATTGCTGCTCAGCAGGGATTTTAACGCCGCCATTAACTTCACTTACTGGAGGCTTAACAGTGGCTGGGAAAAGTTGGTTGACGGAGGGCTGATAACCGATTTTATTGAGTACCGTGAGCAAGGCCGGGAATACTTTCCGGGATTGTGAAGGGTTGAGCAAGCCTACCAGCGCGGTAGTGTTTTGCAGAGCTCCGAAGTGAAGCGATGCTGCTTGTCTTCTCCTGACCGGACAAAGACCGGATTCTGCCTTGCAATGATCAATTCACCAATAGGTATACCTAATGGAAATAGTATTTATTGGCAGAGTGAAGACCAGCAGACGTTGGCACAGTGACCGGAAGGGCATCTATAAAGGACAATGCTCAGGAGGGCCCAAGGTGTAAAAGCAGTGTCTCCTGTGGTCGACACGACCAGAAATCTACCGGAACCCCAGAAAGCAAAAAACCAGCCGTTAAGCTGGTTTCTTTAAATGAGTGGTGCCCGGACTCGGAATCGAACCAAGGACACGGGGATTTTCAATCCCCTGCTCTACCGACTGAGCTATCCGGGCAACGGGGCGCATTAAAACCGATTCGCCTCGCTTCGTCAACGAAATTTATTCAAATCGATGCAGACTGCACAATCTATCACCAGTTTGAATTAAAAGCACCCGTTTTCAGGTGAAAAAAAGCGTCCAGGCCGCTGAAATCGGCATTGCCAGAAGCAGGGCCGGCAGCATGTTCACCACCGCAAACATCTTAATTCCGCAGATGCGCAGCCCGGTCGCCAGCAGCAGCATGCCGCCGACGGCGCTGAAATCGGCCATCATCATCGGCGTGGTGAGCGGCATGATCAGCGACGCGCAGGCCGCCAGCGTGAGCTGGATGAGCAGCATTGGTACGCAAATGGCTGAAACGGCAAACCCCAGCGTGCAGGCGAAAATCGTGGCGGTGAAAAAGTCGAGGAAAGCTTTGGCGATCAGAATGCTGGCATCGCCGGTCATCCCTTCGCGCATGGCGCCGAAAATTCCGGTACCGCTGGCGCAGAACAGAACAATAATGGCGACATAGCTCTGAATAAATGACGTATTCAACTGCGCCTTTTTTTTACCTGTCGGCGTGAGCCACTGCTGCAGTTTGCTGACCACGGTATTGATGCCTTTTTCCATATTACAGGCTTCGCCAAGCAGCGTGCCGACCAGCGTGGAGAGCACCATCACCGGCAGGTTGGCGCATTTCACTACCAGCAAAATACCAATCCCCAATGAGGCCAGACCAAAAATAGAGGTCATCGATGTCCGAATCCGCTCCGGCAACCGCTGACTTAACAGCGCGCCCAGTACGCCGCCTAAAAGGACCGCGCCGGCATTAATAAAAGGTCCTGTCACCACAGCAGTGCTCCTGTAAATTATCCCTGACAACGGCATTATTATGACCCGAAAGCAGGGTAAAGGCCTGCAAATACGTATCGTATTTGCATACAGATTTCATCTTGCGCAGGTATGTTAAAGGTGACATTATTGCGCGAATTTTCTTCTCTTCAGCGATGAGGCCGCCGATGATCTCCCCCTCCGTACATCATCATTGCCGCTGTACGCGGATGCGTAAGCCGTCTCATCTTGCTACTCTGCATTCTGATTCCCTGCACCTCATGCGGTGAAGGCAGCGCAGGCTCACTGCAGGACAACAGTAAAATCGGACCCGGTCTGCTTTTACTGATGTCTGGCGGTCGGAGCTGGAATCCAGTCGGACCCTGACATTTCGTTGGGCAAGGTATTAACGCTTTGCCTGAAGCCTTTTACTCTCCGGAAACGGGTATTCGCGCTAATGAAATCACTGCACATTGCCGCCAGCCACGCGCTGGTCTCTCATCTCTCTACCCACCGCCGCGTAGTGGCGCTGGACAGTACTGATTTTACCGATGTGGCGGCAGTCGTCATTACCGCAGCGGACAGCCGCAGCGGCATCCTCTCTCTGCTGAAACGCAGCGGCTTTAACCTGCCGGTCTATCTGCTGACCGATAGCGACATGGAAAAGCCAGACGGCGTGACGGCGATGATTGGCGGGAAGGAGCAGGAGTGGCTCGAACTGGAGGCCGCCGCCTGCAGCTATGAAGAGAATCTGCTCCCGCCGTTCTTCAATACCCTGACGCAGTACGTCGAGATGGACAACAGCACCTTTGCCTGCCCGGGGCATCAGCACGGCGCGTTCTTTAAAAAACACCCGGCGGGCCGCCAGTTTTTTGACTTCTTTGGCGAGAACGTCTTTCGTGCCGATATGTGCAATGCCGATGTGAAACTTGGGGACCTGCTGATCCACGAAGGCTCGGCGAAGCACGCGCAGAAGTTCGCGGCCAGGGTCTTTAATGCCGACAAAACCTATTTTGTCCTCAACGGCACCTCGGCGGCGAATAAAGTCGTGTGTAATGCGCTGCTGACGCGCGGCGACCTGGTGTTGTTCGACCGCAACAATCACAAATCCAACCACCACGGCGCGCTGATTCAGGCGGGGGCCACCCCGGTCTATCTCGAAGCGTCGCGAAACCCGTTTGGCTTTATCGGCGGCATCGATAACCACTGTTTTGATGAACACTACTTGCGTAATCTGATTCGGGAAGTGGCGCCGGAAAAAGCCGATACGCCGCGGCCGTTTCGCCTGGCGGTCATTCAGCTGGGCACCTATGACGGAACGGTCTACAACGCCCGTCAGGTGGTGGATAAAATCGGCGGCCTGTGCGACTACATTCTGTTTGATTCCGCGTGGGTAGGCTATGAACAGTTTATTCCGATGATGGCCGACTGCTCGCCGCTGCTGCTGGATCTGAATGAAAACGATCCGGGCATTTTTGTTACCCAGTCGGTGCATAAGCAGCAGGCGGGGTTCTCGCAAACGTCGCAGATCCATAAAAAAGATAACCACCTGCGCGGCCAGGCGCGATTCTGTCCGCATAAGCGGCTAAATAACGCCTTTATGCTGCATGCTTCTACCAGCCCGTTTTACCCGCTGTTTGCGGCGCTGGACGTGAACGCTAAAATCCACGAAGGAGAGAGCGGCCGCCGACTGTGGGCGGAGTGCGTGGTGCAGGGGATTGAAGCGCGCAAGGCGATTATCGCCAGTTGCAAAATGATTCAGCCGTTTATCCCGCCGGTAGTGGCGGGGCGCCCGTGGCAGGATTATCCTACCGAGACGATTGCCCGCGAGCGGCGTTTCTTCAGCTTTGAACCGGGCGCCCGCTGGCACGGTTTTGACGGTTATGCCAGCGAGCAGTACTTTGTCGACCCGTGTAAATTGCTGCTGACTACCCCGGGCATTGATGCCGAAAGCGGCGAATATACCGGGTTTGGTATCCCGGCGACCATTCTGGCGCACTACCTGCGTGAGAACGGCATTGTGCCGGAGAAGTGCGATCTGAACTCGATCCTGTTCCTGCTTACGCCGGCCGAGAGTACGGAAAAAATGGCCCGCCTGGTGGCGATGCTGGCGCAGTTTGAACAGCACATCGAAGCCGACACGCCGCTTGCCGACGTGCTGCCGACTATCTATAACAAATATCCGGTGCGCTATCGCGATTACACCCTCCGCGAGCTGTGCCAGGAGATGCATGATCTGTACGTCAGCTTTGACGTGAAGGATCTGCAAAAAGAGATGTTCCGTAAGCACAGTTTCCCGCGCGTGGTGATGAACCCGCAGGATGCCAACCGCGAGTTTATTCGCGGCAACGTTGAGCTGGTACGGTTAAACGAGGCGGAAGGCCGGGTTGCCGCTGAAGGGGCGCTGCCCTATCCGCCGGGCGTGCTGTGCGTGGTGCCGGGAGAAATCTGGGGCGGCGCGGTGCTGCGCTATTTCCTGGCGCTGGAAGAGGGCGTCAACATGCTGCCCGGTTTTTCACCCGAGCTGCAGGGGGTCTATAGCGAGACGGACTCTGACGGCATCAAGCGGCTGTACGGCTATGTCCTGAACCAGGCTGCTGTGCGCCTTTCTTAATACCGGCCCCTCTCCCGCGAAGTGTCGGGAGAGGGGCGGCGGCTCAGCCCGCGCTATGTCGGTACATTCTGCGCGGATGGCCAATCTTGCCGTATTGCATCTCCACGCTGAGAAAACCGCTCTCCACGCAGTGTTCCAGATAGCGGCGGGCGGTGGTTTTACTCAGCCCCGTCGTACTCGCGACTTCGTCCACCGAAAAGCAGCGCAGCGTATGGTGGCTAAAGAGATTTTGCACCCGCGCCAGCGTATTCCCCTCTATGCCTTTGCTGCCGCTATCCTGGCGGTAGTTTTTCGCCTGCAGTTGATACAGGGAATCCACGTTTTGCTGATCGACAATCTTCCATACCCGCTGCTGTTCAGCAAACTGCATAAAGCGCTCAAGCGACTGGTTCAGACGCTTCCACGATACCGGCTTGAGGATGTAGTCGAATGCGCCGTTGCGGATAGCCAGGCTACAGGTATCCATATCGCTGGCGGCAGTGATAAAAATGACCGAACAGTGGGTACGTGCCAGCATCGCATTATCGATAAGCGTGATTCCTTTTCCGTCCGGCAGGTAGTTATCCAGCAGCACCAGCTGCGGTCGCTTACTCTCAATTTGCGTCTGCGCGTCGGCCAGGGATGAGGCAATGCCCACCAGCCGCAGTCCCGGATGTTTGCCAATCAGCTCCGCATGCAGCAGCGCCAGGGCGTGCTCGTCTTCCACGATCAGTACATCGATAAGTTCATGTTGCATAGTCGGTCTCTTCCAGTTCCCGTTCCGGGCGCCAGGCGGTTCCCGTGGCGGGAATAAACAGTGAAAAAATCGCGCCGCGGGGCATATTGTCGGCGACTTCGATCGCCCCGCCAGCCTGGCTGACATAGCTGTCGATCAGGTACAGCCCGATACCGTGGTCGCCGCAGGTTTTGGTGGTGATGCCGCGTTCAAATATCCGCTCGCGCAAGGCGGGCGTAATGCCGACCCCCCGATCGGCCACTTCGACGATCAGCTCTTGCGCATTCAGCTTGATCAGCACCTCTACCGGCTCGTGCGGCAGCGGCGCGCGCTGCGTCGCCTCAATGGCGTTATCCAGCAGGTTGCCGATAATTGAAATCAGCTCTGATTCGGCAAGTTGTCCGAAGGGTCTTTCCATCCGGCAGGTCGGATCGAAGCTGAGTTGCACCCCTTTTTCGCGGGCGCGGGAGGCCTTGCCTAGCAGCAGACCGCACAGCGTTGGTGAATGAAAGCGCGACGAGATAAAGTCCAGCAGCTCCTGGGCATGTTCTGACTGGGCCTGAATAGAGTGGATGGCTTCCTCATAGCGCCCCATATGCAGCAGGCCGGAGAGGGTGGTCATGCGGTTGAGCTGCTCGTGGCGCATGATGCGCAGATTGTCGACGTAGCGTTTCACCTGGCTGAGCTGGGCGCTGAGGGTGTCTATCTCATTGCGATCGCGAAAGGTAATCACCCAGCCCTGCAGCGAATCTTCCAGCATGATCCGTACGCGACTGGCGATCACCGTCAGATCGTTGAACCGACAGATCTCATCATGCGTGTCCCGTTGCAACATCGTTGGCGGCGAGAAAAAGGGGACGGGGGCGATCACCTGGCCGATCGGCTGTCCGCGTAGCTGTCGGGCGGGTTGGTTCAGGCCCAGCAGCTTCCGCGCCGCCTGGTTGATCACCTCGATCCGCAAATGGTCATCGATAGCGATCACCCCTTCGTAGATAGACTCCATCATCGCCTTTTGCTGGCGCACCAGCAGGCCGATTTCACGCGGCTCCAGCGAGAAAATTTGCTTCTTAATGCTGCGGGTGAAAAACCACGAGAACACAAACAGGGCCACGAGCAGCAAAATGGCAGCGATCAGGATATTGACGGCTTTACTGACGGTGATGGTATCAAGGTAGCTGGTGAGATAGCCCACGGAGACAATACCCACCACCTGACCATCTTCACTGAAGACAGGTGCTTTGCTGCGTAGCGAAATCCCCAGACCGCCCTGGCGAATGGTGGTGGTGGTTTCGCCCTTCAGCACCTCCTCGTTATCGCCGCCGACAAGCAGAGTGCCGACCCGGTCGGCGAAGGCCGAATGAAACAAATGACGGCCCTGGTTATCGCCGACGACAATAAAACTGGCGTCGCTGCGCGCCGCTATTTTTTGCATAAAATTAGTGATTGCAGGAATATCCTTTCTGGCGA contains:
- a CDS encoding ornithine decarboxylase; this encodes MKSLHIAASHALVSHLSTHRRVVALDSTDFTDVAAVVITAADSRSGILSLLKRSGFNLPVYLLTDSDMEKPDGVTAMIGGKEQEWLELEAAACSYEENLLPPFFNTLTQYVEMDNSTFACPGHQHGAFFKKHPAGRQFFDFFGENVFRADMCNADVKLGDLLIHEGSAKHAQKFAARVFNADKTYFVLNGTSAANKVVCNALLTRGDLVLFDRNNHKSNHHGALIQAGATPVYLEASRNPFGFIGGIDNHCFDEHYLRNLIREVAPEKADTPRPFRLAVIQLGTYDGTVYNARQVVDKIGGLCDYILFDSAWVGYEQFIPMMADCSPLLLDLNENDPGIFVTQSVHKQQAGFSQTSQIHKKDNHLRGQARFCPHKRLNNAFMLHASTSPFYPLFAALDVNAKIHEGESGRRLWAECVVQGIEARKAIIASCKMIQPFIPPVVAGRPWQDYPTETIARERRFFSFEPGARWHGFDGYASEQYFVDPCKLLLTTPGIDAESGEYTGFGIPATILAHYLRENGIVPEKCDLNSILFLLTPAESTEKMARLVAMLAQFEQHIEADTPLADVLPTIYNKYPVRYRDYTLRELCQEMHDLYVSFDVKDLQKEMFRKHSFPRVVMNPQDANREFIRGNVELVRLNEAEGRVAAEGALPYPPGVLCVVPGEIWGGAVLRYFLALEEGVNMLPGFSPELQGVYSETDSDGIKRLYGYVLNQAAVRLS
- a CDS encoding ATP-binding protein, which gives rise to MKMSFQIKLFISLTAFFSVLLVLLGGYYYIDVEKQLYMEMSMRAKIQAEEIAIIPVLRENIARKDIPAITNFMQKIAARSDASFIVVGDNQGRHLFHSAFADRVGTLLVGGDNEEVLKGETTTTIRQGGLGISLRSKAPVFSEDGQVVGIVSVGYLTSYLDTITVSKAVNILIAAILLLVALFVFSWFFTRSIKKQIFSLEPREIGLLVRQQKAMMESIYEGVIAIDDHLRIEVINQAARKLLGLNQPARQLRGQPIGQVIAPVPFFSPPTMLQRDTHDEICRFNDLTVIASRVRIMLEDSLQGWVITFRDRNEIDTLSAQLSQVKRYVDNLRIMRHEQLNRMTTLSGLLHMGRYEEAIHSIQAQSEHAQELLDFISSRFHSPTLCGLLLGKASRAREKGVQLSFDPTCRMERPFGQLAESELISIIGNLLDNAIEATQRAPLPHEPVEVLIKLNAQELIVEVADRGVGITPALRERIFERGITTKTCGDHGIGLYLIDSYVSQAGGAIEVADNMPRGAIFSLFIPATGTAWRPERELEETDYAT
- a CDS encoding response regulator; its protein translation is MQHELIDVLIVEDEHALALLHAELIGKHPGLRLVGIASSLADAQTQIESKRPQLVLLDNYLPDGKGITLIDNAMLARTHCSVIFITAASDMDTCSLAIRNGAFDYILKPVSWKRLNQSLERFMQFAEQQRVWKIVDQQNVDSLYQLQAKNYRQDSGSKGIEGNTLARVQNLFSHHTLRCFSVDEVASTTGLSKTTARRYLEHCVESGFLSVEMQYGKIGHPRRMYRHSAG
- a CDS encoding DUF554 domain-containing protein encodes the protein MVTGPFINAGAVLLGGVLGALLSQRLPERIRTSMTSIFGLASLGIGILLVVKCANLPVMVLSTLVGTLLGEACNMEKGINTVVSKLQQWLTPTGKKKAQLNTSFIQSYVAIIVLFCASGTGIFGAMREGMTGDASILIAKAFLDFFTATIFACTLGFAVSAICVPMLLIQLTLAACASLIMPLTTPMMMADFSAVGGMLLLATGLRICGIKMFAVVNMLPALLLAMPISAAWTLFFT